GAAGTGCTGCGGCGTAGCCGCCTGACAACGTCCATTTTTTCCACAGACCCACGCCTTCGGGACTTGACAGCCTTGTTCCCGTGGGCGGATTCTATGCCGATTCTTTCGGAGGGTCCCCGCCTGCCCGACGAGAAGGAAACTCGCGCCTATCCGCGCTTCGAGGTGCGGATCCCGGTGGCTGCCCGCTTTGCCGGCGCCGCCGTGCCGGTGGTCCGCGCCCAGACGGAGAACGTCAGCGCCCGCGGCCTCTTCTTCTATGCCGAGGTAGAGATCTCGGAGGGCTCCAAGTTCGAGTTCACCCTCACCCTGCCGCCGGAACTCACCCTGACCCACGGCATCCCCATGTCGGGGACGGCGCGGGTGGTGCGCCTGGAGAAGCGCCTGGGCACGAAGGTAGGCGTGGGCGCCTGCATCGAGGAATACCACCTGGGCAGCGCCTGAGCCACCATCTTCGCCGGGCCGGTACCCCGCTGGAGCCCTGGTTGCGAGCTAGAAAGGGATCGTCCCGGTGGGGGAGACGATCCTCCAGCTGGGATCGACGTTGGTGGCTACGAAGGCGGCGCCGGTCTTGGTAGTGCCGTCCATCAGCCAGACGACCACGTTGCCGGTGGTGGCATGCCGCCACAGGATGTCGGTCTTCAGGTCGCCGTTGAAGTCGGTGGTCCCGATCACCTTCCAGTTGGGATCGACGCCGGTGGCCACGAAGGCGGCGTCGGTCTTGGTGGCGCCGTCCATCAGCCACACCACCACGTTGCCGGCGCTGGAGTGCTGCCATAGGATGTCGGCCTTGGTGTCGCCGTTGAAATCCCCCAGCCCCACCACCTGCCACTGGGGTTCGACCCCGGTGGCCACGAAGGCAGCGCTCTGTTTCACCGCGCCATTCATCAGCCAGACCACCACGCCTCCCGTGCTGGAGTTCTGCCACAGGATGTCGGTCTTGTGGTCGGCGTTGAAGTCGCCCAGTCCCACGATCCTCCAGGCCGGGTCCACCCCACCGACTACGGTGGTGCTCTGCTTGCGGGTGAGGCCGTTCATCAGCCAGAGGGCGACGTCCCCGCTTGCGGTGTTACGCCACAGGATGTCGGTCTTCTGGTCGCCGTCGAAGTCGCCCAGCCCCACGATCTTCCAGTGCAGATCCACCCCGCTGACCACGGTGGCGGCGCTCTTCTTGGTGGTGCCGTCCATCAGCCACACCACCACGTCCCCGCTGGCGGAGTTCTGCCACAGCAGGTCGGTCATCTGGTCGCCGTCGAAGTCCCCGGTGCCCACCAGCTTCCAACTGGGATCGACGCCGTTGACGACCACCGCCGTGCTCTCCTTGTTGGCGCCGTTCATGATCCAGACGGTGACCTGGCCGGTCGAGGAGTTCTGCCACAGGATGTCGCCTTCGCCGTCGCCATCGAAGTCGCCGGTGCCGGGCATAGGCGGCAGCACGTGGAAGACATAGGCGGTGATGCCGCCGATCAGGGGCTGGGCAACGCCCGTGGAGGTCGCCTCCTGACCGTCGGTGGCAAAGGCGTACAGAATGTGCGTGCCCAGGGAGAGTTCGGGGGTAGTGGCGCTG
This sequence is a window from Terriglobales bacterium. Protein-coding genes within it:
- a CDS encoding PilZ domain-containing protein, which translates into the protein MPILSEGPRLPDEKETRAYPRFEVRIPVAARFAGAAVPVVRAQTENVSARGLFFYAEVEISEGSKFEFTLTLPPELTLTHGIPMSGTARVVRLEKRLGTKVGVGACIEEYHLGSA